In one Triticum urartu cultivar G1812 unplaced genomic scaffold, Tu2.1 TuUngrouped_contig_4909, whole genome shotgun sequence genomic region, the following are encoded:
- the LOC125528488 gene encoding tubulin-folding cofactor C has translation MELPDLDGTKAAAGNRKPLAMLERLSKRPAAPSAGSPEASPVAAFLSRFAAAKAAAESALSACRSSPDDAAASLAAASSAVDDLERLVAEASHSLPPYELRSALAAVSDLRAAHKLAASEVRPKKSFSFRNKSKTPKSPLPDPPALPQPPPEQPKLDPDAILPGFGFRGRNGATLVKDLRAANEKDGDFALADLVSCEVYLKGKCRALYIHKLRDCRVFIGPVFGSVLIEDVERCTFVMAAHQIRIHEARETDFYLRVRSRPIIEDCSGVRFAPHALKYEGIEEDLRDSGLAEDTGNWANVDDFKWLRAVQSPNWCLVPEEERLPIVDISEVQDQEDCK, from the coding sequence ATGGAGCTGCCGGATCTCGACGGCACCAAAGCCGCCGCCGGCAACCGCAAGCCCCTGGCCATGCTCGAGCGCCTCTCCAAGCGCCCCGCCGCCCCCTCCGCGGGCTCCCCCGAGGCGTCCCCCGTCGCCGCCTTCCTCTCTCGCTTCGCCGCAGCCAAGGCCGCCGCGGAGTCCGCCCTCTCCGCCTGCCGCTCCTCCCCCGAcgacgccgccgcctccctcgccgcGGCCTCCTCCGCCGTCGACGACCTCGAGCGCCTCGTCGCGGAGGCCTCCCACTCCCTCCCCCCGTACGAGCTCCGGTCCGCGCTCGCCGCCGTCTCCGACCTCCGCGCCGCCCACAAGCTCGCCGCCTCCGAGGTCCGGCCCAAGAAGTCGTTCTCCTTCAGGAACAAGAGCAAAACCCCGAAGAGCCCCCTGCCAGATCCTCCTGCCCTGCCCCAGCCGCCTCCGGAGCAGCCAAAGCTTGATCCCGATGCCATCCTGCCAGGGTTTGGGTTCCGGGGCAGGAATGGCGCTACCCTGGTGAAGGATCTGAGAGCTGCCAACGAGAAGGATGGGGATTTCGCGCTCGCTGATCTGGTTTCCTGTGAGGTGTACCTCAAGGGGAAATGCCGGGCGCTGTACATTCACAAGCTAAGAGATTGCCGCGTCTTCATCGGCCCGGTTTTCGGCTCGGTGCTCATAGAGGATGTCGAGCGCTGCACGTTTGTGATGGCGGCACATCAGATCAGGATTCACGAAGCCAGGGAAACAGATTTCTACCTGCGGGTGAGGAGCAGGCCGATCATTGAGGACTGCAGCGGTGTGAGATTTGCACCACATGCTCTGAAGTATGAAGGGATCGAAGAGGATCTGAGGGACTCTGGGCTTGCAGAGGACACTGGTAACTGGGCCAATGTGGATGACTTCAAATGGCTCAGGGCAGTGCAGTCACCAAACTGGTGCTTGGTGCCGGAGGAAGAGCGTCTGCCGATTGTCGACATTTCAGAAGTTCAGGATCAGGAGGATTGTAAGTGA